A window of the Henckelia pumila isolate YLH828 chromosome 3, ASM3356847v2, whole genome shotgun sequence genome harbors these coding sequences:
- the LOC140888494 gene encoding uncharacterized protein translates to MKMRGDNTSFNQHDQESLYEAWERFKELLRKCPHHELPPWLVVQTFYYGLFTVNRSSIDAAACGNLLRKTPEEGYELLEEMASSSYQAHNERSIPRKTQGVHQVDSFTAISAQLEVMNRKIDSLSEGAAAMRIQEVFCDTCGGEHFTKDCQTDNHFYVQGGAPVQQGGNQNRPRNNPYSNSYNPGWRNHPNFSWGGTSNQARPQGNPQYGKKPIYNHEPKEEKSELEKMMMKFIFSTETRLQNQDSSIKNIENQVGKLARMISSREPGTLPSDTEKNPKDQVLAVSLRSGKVLEVKVEQPNIENKIEDSVETQGKSLNTTQAPTTSSKIVIPPPFPAALKRAKIDAQFGKFLDIFRKLHINIPFTEALMHMPSYAKFLKEILSSKRKIEEHAMVSLTENCSAIVQNKMQPKLKDPGSFSIPCEIGSINFHKALCDLGASINLMPFSVFRKLGLGEPKPTRMSLQLADRSIKYPRGIIEDVLVKVDKFIFPVDFVVLDMEEDLDMPLILGRPFLATGQALIDVQKGKLILRVGDEKITFDVFNALKHSCHDQDCFRIDALDALLCDFVFEDIKDPVEAVLTSGRCEDDFDEDKQEIVAYLNENPPSRTRGKFKLEELGDRRDPSKNHQFLN, encoded by the coding sequence ATGAAAATGAGAGGCGACAACACTTCATTTAACCAACATGATCAAGAATCTTTGTATGAGGCATGGGAACGATTTAAAGAGTTATTAAGAAAATGCCCACATCATGAGCTACCACCGTGGTTAGTTGTCCAAACTTTTTATTACGGTTTATTCACGGTAAATCGTAGTTCTATTGATGCAGCCGCATGTGGTAATCTACTTCGAAAAACACCGGAGGAAGGCTATGAATTGCTAGAAGAAATGGCTAGTAGTAGTTATCAAGCTCATAACGAGAGAAGCATACCTCGCAAAACTCAAGGAGTTCATCAAGTGGACTCGTTCACAGCCATTTCTGCACAATTAGAGGTCATGAACCGAAAAATCGATAGCTTAAGTGAAGGAGCAGCTGCAATGAGAATTCAAGAAGTCTTCTGTGACACATGTGGAGGTGAGCATTTCACTAAAGATTGTCAAACTGATAATCACTTTTATGTGCAGGGGGGAGCTCCAGTACAACAGGGGGGAAACCAAAACCGCCCAAGAAACAATCCTTACTCAAATTCATACAACCCAGGGTGGCGAAATCATCCAAATTTTTCATGGGGTGGAACAAGCAATCAAGCTAGACCGCAAGGAAATCCACAATACGGTAAGAAACCCATTTATAATCACGAGCCTAAGGAAGAAAAGTCCGAACTtgagaagatgatgatgaaatTCATTTTTTCCACCGAGACGAGGTTGCAAAACCAAGATTCTTCCATAAAGAATATTGAAAATCAAGTGGGGAAATTAGCGAGAATGATCTCGAGTCGAGAACCGGGTACGCTTCCAAGTGATACGGAAAAGAATCCAAAAGATCAAGTACTAGCCGTTTCACTACGTAGCGGTAAGGTTTTGGAAGTGAAGGTAGAACAACCAAACATTGAAAACAAAATTGAGGACTCAGTGGAAACTCAAGGTAAGTCTCTTAACACTACACAAGCACCCACTACATCCTCTAAAATTGTTATTCCACCTCCTTTTCCTGCAGCTCTAAAAAGGGCTAAAATCGATGCACAATTCGGTAAGTTTCTTGACATATTTAGGAAActacacatcaatattccattcaCCGAAGCATTGATGCACATGCcaagttatgcaaaatttttgaaggaaattttaTCTAGTAAGAGAAAGATAGAGGAGCATGCCATGGTAAGTTTAACAGAAAATTGCTCGGCCATTGTTCAAAACAAAATGCAACCTAAATTGAAAGacccagggagtttttctattccGTGTGAAATTGGTAGCATAAATTTTCAtaaggctttatgtgatttaggcgCGAGTATTAATTTGATGCCATTTTCTGTTTTCAGAAAACTAGGTTTGGGGGAACCAAAACCAACACGTATGTCTTTGCAATTGGCGGATAGGTCAATTAAATATCCACGAGGAATAATAGAAGACGTGTTAGTCAAAGTTGACAAATTCATTTTCCCCGTTGATTTTGTGGTTCTTGACATGGAGGAGGACCTAGATATGCCGCTCATCTTGGGGCGACCTTTTCTAGCAACCGGACAAGCCTTAATCGATGTCCAAAAAGGGAAGTTAATTTTGCGAGTAGGAGATGAAAAAATtacttttgatgtttttaatgcattaaaacaTTCCTGTCATGATCAAGATTGTTTTCGTATTGATGCATTGGATGCAttactttgtgattttgtgttTGAAGATATCAAGGATCCCGTAGAGGCCGTACTAACAAGTGGGAGATGTGAGGATGATTTTGATGAGGACAAACAAGAAATTGTGGCTTACCTCAACGAGAACCCACCATCGAGAACGCGCGGAAAATTCAAACTTGAAGAATTGGGTGACAGAAGAGACCCATCGAAGAACCACCAATTCTTGAATTAA
- the LOC140888495 gene encoding uncharacterized protein has translation MAEHEGEDESAPRSMMDYAQPSFEGTRSSITRPVIRANQFEIKPAIIQMIQNHVQFGGTPTDDPNSHIANFLEICDTFKHQGVLDDAIRLRLFPFSLRDRAKSWLMSLPAGSITTWEEMAK, from the coding sequence ATGGCCGAACACGAGGGGGAAGATGAAAGTGCTCCTAGGTCAATGATGGACTATGCTCAACCTTCCTTTGAAGGAACAAGATCTAGCATAACAAGACCGGTGATTAGAGCAAACCAATTTGAGATAAAACCGGCAATCATTCAAATGATCCAAAATCACGTTCAATTTGGAGGAACACCAACCGATGATCCGAACTCTCATATAGCAAATTTCTTGGAAATTTGTGACACATTTAAACATCAAGGAGTATTGGATGACGCTATACGTTTGCGCTTATTTCCATTTTCATTGCGTGATAGAGCTAAATCTTGGTTAATGTCTTTACCTGCAGGATCTATCACAACTTGGGAAGAGATGGCTAAGTAA